A single genomic interval of Streptomyces graminofaciens harbors:
- a CDS encoding DEAD/DEAH box helicase produces MTLIDQLPRTADPDALYEAFESWAQERGLTLYPHQEEALIEVVSGANVIVSTPTGSGKSMIAAGAHFAALARDEVTFYTAPIKALVSEKFFELCKIFGTENVGMLTGDASVNADAPVICCTAEVLASIALRDGKHADVGQVVMDEFHFYAEADRGWAWQIPILELPQAQFILMSATLGDVSMFEKDLTRRTGRPTSVVRSATRPVPLSYEYVLTPLTETLTELLATKQAPVYIVHFTQAQAVERAQALMSINMCTREEKDQIAELIGNFRFTTKFGRNLSRYVRHGIGVHHAGMLPKYRRLVEKLAQAGLLKVICGTDTLGVGVNVPIRTVLFTALTKYDGNRVRTLRAREFHQIAGRAGRAGFDTAGYVVGQAPEHVIENEKALSKAGDDPKKRRKVVRKKAPEGFVGWTDNTFEKLIASEPEPLTSRFRVTHTMLLSVIARPGNAFEAMRHLLEDNHEPRKQQLRHIRRAIAIYRSLLDGGIVEKLDQPDAEGRIVRLTVDLQQDFALNQPLSTFALAAFELLDPESPSYALDMVSVVESTLDDPRQILAAQQNKARGEAVAAMKADGVEYEERMERLQEVSYPKPLEELLFHAYNTYRKSHPWVGDHPLSPKSVIRDMYERAMSFTELTSYYELARTEGIVLRYLAGAYKALDHTVPDDLKSDDLEDLIAWLGEMVRQVDSSLLDEWEQLANPEVMTAEEAQEKADQVKPVTSNARAFRVLVRNAMFRRVELAALDQVDELGELDAESGWDAERWGEAMDKYWDEYEELGTGPDARGPRLLMIEEEPQNGLWRVRQTFADPNGDHDWGISAEIDLTASDAEGRAVVRVTDVGQL; encoded by the coding sequence GTGACCCTCATCGATCAGCTGCCGCGGACCGCCGACCCCGACGCACTCTACGAAGCCTTCGAGTCGTGGGCCCAGGAGCGCGGTCTCACCCTCTACCCGCACCAGGAGGAGGCGCTCATCGAGGTGGTCTCCGGCGCGAACGTGATCGTGTCGACGCCAACCGGCTCCGGCAAGAGCATGATCGCGGCGGGCGCACACTTCGCGGCGCTCGCCCGGGACGAGGTCACCTTTTACACGGCCCCGATCAAGGCGCTGGTCTCGGAGAAGTTCTTCGAGCTGTGCAAGATCTTCGGCACCGAGAACGTCGGCATGCTCACCGGCGACGCGTCCGTGAACGCCGACGCGCCCGTCATCTGTTGCACCGCCGAGGTGCTGGCGTCGATCGCGCTGCGCGACGGCAAGCACGCCGACGTCGGCCAGGTCGTGATGGACGAGTTCCACTTCTACGCGGAGGCGGACCGCGGCTGGGCCTGGCAGATCCCGATCCTGGAGCTGCCGCAGGCGCAGTTCATCCTGATGTCGGCGACGCTCGGCGACGTCTCGATGTTCGAGAAGGACCTCACCCGGCGCACCGGCCGCCCCACCTCGGTGGTCCGCTCGGCCACTCGTCCGGTGCCGCTCTCGTACGAGTACGTACTGACCCCGCTGACAGAGACGCTCACGGAACTGCTCGCCACCAAGCAGGCTCCCGTCTACATCGTGCACTTCACGCAGGCACAGGCCGTGGAGCGGGCACAGGCGCTGATGAGCATCAACATGTGCACGCGGGAGGAAAAGGACCAGATCGCCGAACTGATCGGCAACTTCCGGTTCACCACCAAGTTCGGCCGCAACCTCTCCCGTTACGTGCGGCACGGCATCGGTGTGCATCACGCCGGCATGCTCCCCAAGTACCGGCGTCTGGTGGAGAAGCTGGCCCAGGCCGGTCTGCTGAAGGTCATCTGCGGCACGGACACACTCGGCGTCGGCGTCAACGTCCCCATCCGTACGGTGCTGTTCACGGCCCTGACGAAGTACGACGGCAACCGGGTGCGGACGCTGCGTGCCCGTGAGTTCCACCAGATCGCGGGCCGCGCCGGGCGAGCCGGGTTCGACACGGCGGGCTACGTGGTGGGGCAGGCGCCCGAGCACGTCATCGAGAACGAGAAGGCACTCTCGAAGGCGGGCGACGACCCGAAGAAGCGCCGCAAGGTGGTGCGGAAGAAGGCGCCCGAGGGGTTCGTCGGCTGGACGGACAACACCTTCGAGAAGCTCATCGCCTCCGAGCCCGAGCCGCTCACGTCCCGTTTCCGGGTGACGCACACGATGCTGCTGTCGGTGATCGCCCGTCCGGGCAACGCGTTCGAGGCGATGCGTCATCTGCTGGAGGACAACCACGAGCCGCGCAAGCAGCAGCTGCGGCACATCCGCCGCGCCATCGCCATCTACCGCTCGCTCCTCGACGGCGGCATCGTCGAGAAGCTCGACCAGCCGGACGCCGAGGGCCGCATCGTGCGCCTGACGGTCGATCTCCAGCAGGACTTCGCGCTCAACCAGCCACTGTCCACGTTCGCACTGGCCGCGTTCGAGCTGCTGGACCCTGAATCGCCGTCGTACGCCCTCGACATGGTGTCCGTCGTCGAGTCGACGCTGGACGACCCGCGGCAGATCCTCGCCGCCCAGCAGAACAAGGCGCGCGGTGAGGCAGTGGCCGCGATGAAGGCGGACGGTGTCGAGTACGAGGAGCGCATGGAGCGGCTCCAGGAGGTCAGTTACCCGAAGCCCCTGGAGGAGCTGCTCTTCCACGCGTACAACACGTACCGTAAGAGCCACCCCTGGGTCGGTGACCATCCGCTGTCGCCGAAGTCGGTGATCCGGGACATGTACGAACGGGCCATGTCCTTCACGGAGTTGACCTCCTACTACGAGCTGGCCCGCACCGAGGGCATCGTGCTGCGCTACCTCGCCGGCGCCTACAAGGCCCTCGACCACACGGTCCCCGACGACCTGAAGTCGGACGACCTGGAGGATCTGATCGCCTGGCTCGGCGAGATGGTCCGGCAGGTCGACTCCAGCCTCCTCGACGAGTGGGAGCAACTGGCCAACCCAGAGGTGATGACGGCGGAGGAGGCCCAGGAGAAGGCCGACCAGGTCAAGCCGGTCACCTCCAACGCCCGTGCCTTCCGCGTCCTCGTCCGTAACGCCATGTTCCGCCGCGTCGAGCTCGCCGCCCTCGACCAGGTCGATGAGCTGGGCGAGCTGGACGCCGAGTCCGGCTGGGACGCCGAGCGGTGGGGCGAGGCGATGGACAAGTACTGGGACGAGTACGAGGAGCTGGGCACCGGTCCGGACGCCCGCGGTCCTCGGCTGCTGATGATCGAGGAGGAGCCGCAGAACGGGCTGTGGCGCGTCCGGCAGACCTTCGCCGATCCCAACGGCGACCATGACTGGGGCATCAGCGCGGAGATCGACCTCACGGCCTCCGACGCCGAGGGCCGTGCCGTCGTCCGAGTCACCGACGTCGGCCAGCTGTGA
- a CDS encoding acyl-CoA thioesterase has protein sequence MTTNAAERLVDLLDLEQIEVNIFRGRSPQESLQRVFGGQVAGQALVAAGRTTEGDRPVHSLHAYFLRPGRPGVPIVYQVERVRDGRSFTTRRVTAVQQGRTIFNLTASFHKPEEGSFEHQLPPARKVPDPESLPTVTQEITEHLGSLPEQLERMARRQPFDIRYVDRLRWTPEEVENAEPRSAVWMRAVGPLGDDPLVHTCALTYASDMTLLDAVRIPVEPLWGPRGFDMASLDHAMWFHRPFRADEWFLYDQESPIAVGGRGLARGRIYDLEGRLLVSVVQEGLFRKLGP, from the coding sequence ATGACCACCAACGCCGCCGAGCGGCTCGTCGACCTGCTCGACCTGGAGCAGATCGAGGTCAACATCTTCCGCGGCCGCAGTCCGCAGGAGTCCCTGCAGCGGGTCTTCGGCGGCCAGGTGGCGGGCCAGGCCCTGGTGGCCGCCGGCCGCACCACGGAGGGCGACCGGCCGGTGCACTCGCTGCACGCGTACTTCCTTCGCCCGGGCCGTCCCGGGGTGCCGATCGTGTACCAGGTCGAGCGGGTCCGCGACGGGCGGTCGTTCACCACGCGCCGGGTCACCGCCGTGCAGCAGGGCCGCACGATCTTCAATCTGACCGCCTCCTTTCACAAGCCTGAAGAGGGGAGCTTCGAGCACCAGTTGCCGCCGGCCCGCAAGGTGCCGGACCCCGAGTCGCTGCCGACGGTGACGCAGGAGATCACCGAGCATCTGGGCTCGCTCCCCGAGCAGTTGGAGCGCATGGCCCGGCGTCAGCCCTTCGACATCCGGTATGTCGACCGGCTGCGCTGGACCCCCGAGGAGGTCGAGAACGCCGAGCCGCGCAGCGCGGTGTGGATGCGGGCCGTGGGTCCACTGGGCGACGACCCGCTGGTGCACACCTGCGCGCTGACGTACGCCAGCGACATGACCCTCCTGGACGCCGTTCGCATCCCGGTGGAGCCCCTGTGGGGGCCGCGGGGCTTCGACATGGCGTCGCTGGACCACGCCATGTGGTTCCACCGGCCGTTCCGCGCGGACGAGTGGTTCCTGTACGACCAGGAGTCGCCGATCGCGGTGGGCGGGCGGGGGCTCGCCCGTGGCCGCATCTACGACCTGGAGGGGCGTCTGCTGGTCTCGGTCGTCCAGGAAGGGCTGTTCCGCAAGCTCGGTCCCTGA
- a CDS encoding DUF6397 family protein: MSGNTITQPATPAVSTKPTPSTVAPVPAGATGATVSQSRAARELVLKRGEFDLAVQLGCVRTIVDDGGGGSRVARSEIDRLRGEQGFPEMLRERVKAVGTTAGAELLEVTTAKFTRFARLGLIAPVRFYLNRYRAVVWLYLAEELRQFKADEKNTHLLKGRIPEELRKRLDAGLDLRPRNWRGRHLGFLLRQTEDPWARAAASASLLDPLQVAEIVRDPYERAYLNRHRPARADQATPESPAARITASIMTADDPDEIEWLRADVRQSLAEARTRRAAPRPGGEKPRPPGKARSAHDTRHETRLVVAARPAPHLPNSEPRPEERRPHGALRPAPDLPNGVRRPERHRPTTHDAPERRGLLGWLRRRHP; encoded by the coding sequence ATGTCCGGCAACACCATCACACAACCCGCGACGCCTGCCGTGTCCACCAAGCCCACTCCGTCGACCGTCGCCCCGGTACCGGCCGGGGCGACCGGAGCCACGGTGTCACAGAGCCGCGCCGCACGAGAACTGGTCCTGAAACGAGGCGAGTTCGACCTGGCCGTCCAGCTGGGATGTGTACGAACAATCGTCGACGACGGGGGAGGAGGCAGCCGGGTCGCCCGCTCGGAGATCGACCGGCTACGTGGCGAGCAAGGCTTCCCGGAGATGCTGCGGGAGCGGGTCAAGGCCGTGGGTACGACAGCGGGCGCCGAACTGCTGGAGGTGACGACCGCCAAGTTCACCCGCTTCGCGCGCCTCGGACTGATCGCGCCCGTCCGCTTTTATCTGAACCGCTACCGGGCGGTGGTCTGGCTGTATCTGGCGGAGGAACTACGGCAGTTCAAGGCCGACGAGAAGAACACCCATTTGCTCAAGGGCCGCATTCCGGAGGAGCTGCGCAAAAGGCTGGACGCGGGCCTGGACCTGCGCCCCCGAAACTGGCGAGGCCGCCACCTCGGGTTCCTGTTGAGGCAGACCGAGGACCCCTGGGCACGAGCCGCCGCCTCGGCCTCACTCCTCGATCCGCTCCAGGTCGCCGAGATCGTCCGGGACCCCTATGAGCGGGCCTATTTGAACCGCCACCGGCCCGCCAGGGCCGACCAGGCCACACCCGAATCACCCGCCGCCCGGATCACCGCGAGCATCATGACGGCGGACGACCCCGACGAGATCGAGTGGCTGCGCGCGGATGTACGGCAGTCCCTCGCCGAGGCACGCACCCGACGGGCTGCGCCCCGTCCCGGCGGCGAAAAGCCCCGTCCGCCCGGCAAAGCACGCTCAGCACATGACACGCGGCACGAGACACGCCTTGTCGTGGCGGCACGGCCGGCGCCACACCTGCCGAACAGCGAGCCGCGCCCGGAGGAACGCCGGCCACATGGTGCGCTCCGACCGGCACCTGACCTGCCGAACGGTGTGCGGCGCCCGGAGCGACACCGCCCGACGACCCACGACGCACCGGAACGACGCGGTCTGCTCGGCTGGCTCCGCCGCAGACACCCCTGA
- a CDS encoding roadblock/LC7 domain-containing protein, producing MAQNAGLGWLLDDLAERVEPIRHALVLSTDGLVTGVSTGLRREDAEHLAAVSSGLHSLAKGSGHHFGAGRVRQTMIEFDDAVLFVTAAGSGSCLCVLSAAEADIGHIAYEMTLLVNRVGEHLGVDERQPERASALDL from the coding sequence ATGGCGCAGAACGCGGGACTCGGCTGGCTCCTTGACGACCTGGCCGAGCGCGTCGAACCCATACGGCACGCACTGGTGCTGTCCACCGACGGACTGGTGACGGGGGTGAGTACCGGCCTCAGGCGCGAGGACGCCGAACACCTCGCCGCGGTCTCCTCCGGACTGCACAGCCTGGCCAAGGGCTCGGGACATCACTTCGGTGCCGGTCGCGTACGCCAGACGATGATCGAGTTCGACGACGCGGTGCTCTTCGTCACCGCGGCCGGCTCGGGCAGCTGCCTGTGCGTCCTCAGCGCCGCGGAGGCCGACATCGGCCACATCGCCTACGAGATGACCCTTCTCGTCAATCGCGTGGGCGAGCACCTCGGAGTGGACGAGCGACAGCCCGAGCGGGCTTCCGCGCTGGACCTCTGA
- a CDS encoding GTP-binding protein → MVSEHSDAADGDTGALALKILVAGGFGVGKTTMVGAVSEIKPLRTEELLSEAGQSVDDTDGVDQKVTTTVAMDFGRITIRSGLSLYLFGTPGQDRFWFLWDELAQGALGAVVLADTRRLQDCFPAVDYFEHRHIPFVVAVNCFAGSRSYGAQDVSRALDLDRGTPVVLCDARDRDSGKEVLIRLVEYAGRMHTARLLDSVG, encoded by the coding sequence ATGGTCTCCGAACACTCCGATGCCGCAGATGGGGACACGGGCGCCCTGGCATTGAAGATCCTTGTCGCCGGTGGGTTCGGCGTGGGCAAGACCACCATGGTCGGCGCGGTCAGCGAGATCAAGCCGCTGCGTACCGAGGAACTGCTGAGCGAGGCGGGCCAGTCGGTGGACGACACCGACGGGGTGGACCAGAAGGTCACCACGACCGTGGCCATGGACTTCGGCAGGATCACCATCAGGTCGGGCCTCTCGCTCTACCTGTTCGGCACCCCGGGGCAGGACAGGTTCTGGTTCCTTTGGGACGAGTTGGCACAAGGGGCTCTCGGAGCCGTCGTCCTCGCGGACACCCGACGCCTCCAGGACTGCTTCCCGGCGGTCGACTACTTCGAGCACCGGCACATCCCGTTCGTGGTGGCCGTCAACTGCTTCGCGGGATCCCGTTCCTACGGCGCCCAGGACGTGTCACGCGCCCTGGACCTCGACCGTGGCACGCCCGTGGTGCTCTGTGACGCACGTGACCGCGACTCCGGGAAGGAAGTGCTGATACGGCTCGTCGAGTACGCGGGGCGGATGCACACCGCCCGGCTGCTCGACTCCGTGGGCTGA
- a CDS encoding DUF742 domain-containing protein, which translates to MTEDSTGAEDRTPGSQWYDHEAGPLVRPYAMTGGRTQPGPTGVRFDLIALVSLDTGAPAADDDTSLGPEHLTLIELCRTETQSVAELAAGADLPVGVVRVLLGDLLELGCVTVSRPVPPAQLPDERILREVIEGLRAL; encoded by the coding sequence ATGACCGAGGACAGCACAGGCGCCGAAGACCGGACGCCGGGCAGCCAGTGGTACGACCACGAGGCCGGGCCACTCGTCCGCCCGTACGCGATGACGGGCGGACGTACCCAACCCGGCCCCACCGGGGTCCGGTTCGACCTGATCGCGCTGGTGTCGCTGGACACCGGCGCACCCGCCGCGGACGACGACACCTCGCTCGGACCGGAACACCTGACGCTGATCGAACTGTGCCGTACCGAGACCCAGTCGGTCGCCGAACTCGCGGCGGGCGCCGACCTGCCTGTCGGAGTGGTGCGCGTCCTCCTCGGCGACCTGCTGGAACTGGGCTGCGTCACCGTCAGCCGCCCGGTACCGCCCGCCCAGCTTCCCGACGAACGGATCCTGCGCGAGGTGATCGAAGGGCTGAGGGCGCTCTAG
- a CDS encoding roadblock/LC7 domain-containing protein has protein sequence MIQDPSIMATERSGELDWLLDDLVLRVHEVRHAVVLSNDGLAVGSSTGLKREDAEHLAAVASGFHSLAKGAGRHFGAGGVRQTMVEMDDGFLFVAAAGDGSCLAVLTAITADIGLVGYEMARLVKRVGEHLYTPPRATARPPAG, from the coding sequence ATGATCCAGGACCCGAGCATCATGGCCACCGAGCGGTCCGGTGAACTCGACTGGCTGCTCGATGACTTGGTGCTGCGTGTGCACGAGGTACGGCACGCCGTGGTGCTCTCCAACGACGGACTCGCCGTCGGCTCATCCACGGGCCTCAAGCGTGAGGACGCCGAGCACCTCGCCGCCGTCGCCTCCGGCTTCCACAGCCTGGCCAAGGGCGCCGGCCGCCACTTCGGCGCCGGCGGTGTGCGGCAGACCATGGTGGAGATGGACGACGGCTTCCTGTTCGTGGCGGCCGCCGGGGATGGCTCCTGCCTCGCCGTGCTCACCGCCATCACTGCCGACATCGGCCTGGTCGGGTACGAGATGGCCCGATTGGTGAAGCGTGTCGGGGAGCACCTCTACACCCCGCCCCGCGCCACCGCGCGGCCCCCGGCCGGATGA
- a CDS encoding sensor histidine kinase: MRTPRRTSTTDARTPSQPPVRGRRAHAGPPADERPDPDDNTGTPTTGPPARAGWHIRPRTVRAKIVCLLMVPVISLLALWAYATVTTAQDVARLRQLQRVDTTVRGPVAAAVAAIQAERVAAVRYATKPSAERENELKTLSRHTDRAVAALRLGDRHTVADGTDLPSGVAERLDTFVSRAEQLRSLRTSVVDRRTGWAETYERYTKTIATAFGVGGALTGIQDAELGSDARVLLEFSRAGESLAQEDAVLSGARLAGTLDGERLRLFTGAVDTRRVLTESAAADLRGPEQAAWRELSEGSAYAAVVAAEDKALTSRPGTKPLAAAPEAAWNTVHARVQDDMRAIEADAGRGVADRADPFTRGLLTPAGAAVLLGLAAVAASLVISVRIGRGLVVELVSLRNTALEIARRKLPYAMRKLRAGEEIDVDYEAPSGPAAEDETGQVAEALGIVHRAALRAAVERAELASGISGVFVNLARRSQVLVHRQLNLLDSMERRSDDPDELSDLFRLDHLTTRMRRHAESLIILSGAAPGRAWRMPVSLTNVVRAAVSEIEDYARVEVRQLPEAQIAGAAVADLTHLLAELVENAAQFSPPHTRVRITGEPVGNGYAVEVEDRGLGMGKETLTEANRRIEQSEALDLFDSDRLGLFVVSRLASRHDIKVHLRTSPYGGTTAVVLLPIALLHSGAAERSIRPAAEAGQPAEREYARVPAAPHQEPVEQSAKRPALVAPIADTSVHGTPEPPPPGVTTLRLHRPPQEPENTDELPRRVRQANLAPQLRAQRSEEPSSEADPHTDDGRTPELVRDRMTAYRDGWARGGGRAPGRGATSRPAPGSDSSEGDPA, translated from the coding sequence ATGCGTACCCCCCGAAGGACCTCGACCACCGATGCCCGGACGCCGTCCCAGCCACCGGTGCGCGGCCGCCGCGCCCACGCCGGCCCTCCGGCCGACGAGCGCCCCGACCCCGACGACAACACAGGCACACCGACGACCGGGCCACCCGCGCGCGCGGGATGGCACATACGCCCCCGCACCGTCCGGGCCAAGATCGTCTGCCTGTTGATGGTGCCCGTCATCTCTCTGCTCGCCCTGTGGGCGTACGCCACCGTCACCACCGCCCAGGACGTGGCACGCCTCCGGCAGTTGCAGCGCGTCGACACCACCGTGCGCGGCCCCGTGGCGGCGGCCGTCGCCGCGATCCAGGCCGAGCGCGTCGCAGCCGTCCGGTACGCCACCAAGCCCTCCGCCGAGCGGGAGAACGAACTGAAGACGCTCTCGCGGCACACCGACCGGGCCGTCGCCGCGCTGCGCCTGGGCGACCGGCACACCGTCGCCGACGGCACCGACCTGCCCTCCGGAGTGGCGGAACGTCTCGACACCTTCGTCTCCCGCGCCGAGCAACTGCGCTCCCTGCGCACCTCCGTCGTCGACCGCCGCACCGGGTGGGCCGAGACGTACGAGCGGTACACCAAAACCATCGCCACGGCGTTCGGCGTGGGCGGCGCGCTCACCGGCATCCAGGACGCCGAACTCGGTTCCGACGCGCGCGTGCTGCTCGAATTCTCCCGCGCCGGCGAGTCCCTGGCCCAGGAGGACGCCGTCCTGTCCGGCGCCCGCCTCGCCGGGACCCTCGACGGGGAGCGACTGCGCCTGTTCACCGGTGCCGTCGACACCCGCCGCGTCCTCACCGAATCCGCCGCGGCGGATCTGCGCGGCCCCGAGCAGGCCGCCTGGCGGGAACTCTCCGAGGGCAGCGCGTACGCCGCTGTCGTCGCGGCCGAGGACAAGGCGCTCACGAGCCGCCCCGGCACGAAACCGCTTGCCGCCGCACCCGAGGCCGCCTGGAACACCGTCCACGCGCGCGTGCAGGACGACATGCGAGCCATCGAGGCCGACGCCGGACGCGGAGTCGCCGACCGGGCCGACCCCTTCACCCGCGGTCTGCTCACCCCGGCCGGCGCCGCCGTGCTGCTCGGTCTCGCCGCTGTCGCCGCGTCACTCGTCATCTCCGTACGCATCGGACGCGGCCTCGTCGTGGAGCTGGTCAGCCTGCGCAACACCGCCCTGGAGATCGCCCGCCGCAAACTCCCGTACGCCATGCGGAAGCTGAGGGCCGGTGAGGAGATCGACGTCGACTATGAGGCGCCGTCCGGGCCGGCCGCCGAGGACGAGACAGGGCAGGTCGCCGAGGCGCTCGGCATCGTCCACCGGGCCGCCCTCCGCGCCGCGGTCGAACGCGCCGAGCTGGCCAGCGGCATCTCCGGCGTCTTCGTCAACCTCGCCCGACGCAGCCAGGTCCTCGTGCACCGCCAGCTGAACCTGCTGGACAGCATGGAACGCAGATCTGACGACCCGGACGAACTCAGCGACCTGTTCCGTCTCGACCACCTCACCACCCGTATGCGGCGCCACGCGGAGAGCCTGATCATCCTCTCCGGAGCCGCACCCGGCCGCGCCTGGCGCATGCCGGTCTCCCTGACCAACGTCGTCCGCGCGGCAGTCTCCGAAATCGAGGACTACGCGCGCGTGGAGGTACGACAACTCCCCGAGGCCCAGATCGCCGGCGCCGCCGTCGCCGACCTCACCCACCTCCTCGCCGAACTCGTGGAGAACGCCGCCCAGTTCTCGCCGCCTCACACGCGCGTGCGGATCACCGGCGAACCCGTCGGCAACGGCTACGCCGTCGAGGTCGAGGACCGGGGCCTCGGCATGGGCAAGGAGACGCTCACCGAGGCCAACCGCCGCATAGAGCAGTCCGAAGCCCTCGACCTGTTCGACAGTGACCGGCTCGGCCTGTTCGTCGTCAGCAGGCTCGCGTCCCGGCACGACATCAAGGTCCATTTGCGGACCTCCCCGTACGGAGGCACCACCGCGGTCGTCCTCCTCCCCATCGCCCTGCTCCACAGCGGGGCGGCGGAACGTTCCATCCGCCCCGCCGCCGAAGCCGGGCAGCCCGCGGAACGCGAGTACGCGCGCGTGCCCGCCGCTCCGCACCAGGAGCCCGTCGAGCAGTCCGCGAAGCGGCCCGCCCTCGTGGCCCCGATCGCAGACACTTCCGTGCACGGCACCCCCGAACCCCCGCCCCCCGGTGTCACCACCCTGCGGCTGCACCGCCCCCCGCAGGAGCCGGAGAACACCGACGAACTGCCGCGCCGCGTACGCCAGGCCAACCTCGCACCCCAACTGCGCGCACAGCGCAGCGAGGAACCCTCGTCGGAGGCGGACCCGCACACGGACGACGGGCGCACCCCCGAACTCGTAAGGGACCGTATGACGGCCTACCGCGACGGCTGGGCACGCGGCGGCGGCAGGGCGCCCGGCCGCGGCGCCACTTCTCGCCCGGCCCCGGGCAGCGACAGCAGCGAAGGAGACCCCGCATGA
- a CDS encoding MHYT domain-containing protein, with translation MGHLDHATFGWLTPALSYVMACIGAALGLRCTVRALGATGRSRRNWLITAASAIGTGIWTMHFVAMLGFGVSGTEISYNVPLTILSLVIAMAVVCAGVFAVGYSHDRARALFLGGLTTGVGVASMHYLGMAAVRLHGHVTYDPVLVALSVVIAVVAATAALWAALNIKSPLAVTVASLVMGGAVSSMHYTGMFAVSVKVTPSSAVLPGATAMQFIFPLAVGLGSYLFLTSAFVALSPTAGEREASASAQRPVESATAH, from the coding sequence ATGGGACACCTGGACCACGCCACCTTCGGCTGGCTGACCCCCGCGCTGTCGTACGTCATGGCCTGCATAGGCGCCGCCCTCGGGCTGCGCTGCACCGTCCGTGCGCTGGGCGCAACCGGCAGGTCGCGCCGCAACTGGCTGATCACCGCGGCGTCCGCGATCGGCACCGGTATCTGGACGATGCACTTCGTGGCCATGCTCGGGTTCGGCGTCAGCGGCACCGAGATCAGCTACAACGTGCCGTTGACCATCCTGAGCCTCGTCATCGCCATGGCCGTCGTCTGCGCCGGAGTCTTCGCCGTCGGCTACAGCCACGACCGTGCCAGGGCACTCTTCCTGGGCGGGCTCACCACCGGGGTCGGCGTCGCGAGCATGCACTACCTCGGCATGGCGGCCGTACGGCTGCACGGCCACGTCACGTACGACCCCGTGCTCGTCGCCCTCTCCGTCGTGATCGCCGTCGTCGCGGCGACCGCGGCCCTGTGGGCGGCGCTCAACATCAAGTCGCCACTCGCGGTCACCGTCGCCTCCCTCGTCATGGGAGGGGCGGTCAGCAGCATGCACTACACCGGGATGTTCGCGGTGAGCGTGAAGGTCACCCCGTCCAGCGCGGTCCTGCCCGGGGCCACGGCGATGCAGTTCATCTTCCCCCTCGCCGTCGGCCTCGGGTCCTACCTGTTCCTCACCTCGGCGTTCGTCGCGCTGTCGCCGACGGCCGGGGAGCGCGAGGCATCCGCGTCGGCCCAGCGGCCGGTCGAGAGCGCCACCGCCCACTAG
- a CDS encoding class I SAM-dependent methyltransferase, whose translation MRNMNDDHTQVQEFFTARAADWETRFPDDAPAYAAAVAELGLREGDRVLDAGCGTGRALPPLRAAVGPSGVVLGADLTPAMLAAAVRAGRDRDGALLLADVVGLPLRTESLDAVFAAGLIAHLPNPAENLREVARVVRPGGTLALFHPIGRAALAARQGRQITPDDLRAEGNLGPLLTGSGWRMTSYVDEDSRFLALAVRVGRPLAEPRALREDSPEPAI comes from the coding sequence ATGCGGAACATGAACGACGACCACACTCAGGTCCAGGAGTTCTTCACGGCACGGGCCGCCGACTGGGAGACCCGCTTCCCCGACGACGCGCCCGCGTACGCCGCGGCCGTCGCGGAGCTGGGACTGCGCGAGGGTGACCGCGTACTGGACGCGGGCTGTGGCACCGGGCGCGCCCTGCCTCCGCTGCGCGCCGCCGTGGGGCCCTCGGGAGTGGTGCTGGGCGCCGATCTGACGCCGGCCATGCTGGCGGCCGCCGTACGGGCCGGGCGGGACCGCGATGGGGCCTTGCTGCTCGCCGATGTGGTCGGCCTGCCGCTCCGGACGGAGTCGCTGGACGCGGTGTTCGCGGCGGGTCTCATCGCCCACCTTCCGAATCCGGCCGAGAATCTGCGGGAGGTGGCGCGCGTGGTCCGACCCGGCGGCACGCTGGCGCTCTTCCATCCGATCGGCAGGGCCGCGCTCGCGGCGCGCCAAGGGCGGCAGATCACACCGGACGACCTGCGTGCGGAGGGAAACCTCGGCCCGCTGCTCACCGGTTCGGGCTGGCGCATGACGTCGTACGTGGACGAGGACAGCCGCTTTTTGGCGCTGGCCGTACGCGTCGGCCGACCCCTCGCCGAGCCCCGGGCGCTCCGCGAGGACAGCCCGGAACCGGCCATTTGA